In Alphaproteobacteria bacterium, one genomic interval encodes:
- the rpsD gene encoding 30S ribosomal protein S4 — protein MSKRLHAKYKINRRLGENLWGRAKSPVNSREYGPGMHGRRRQRKPSDYAVQLSAKQKLKGYYGNLTEKQFRRLYFEATRLRGDTSENMLQLLERRLDAVIYRMKFVPTVFAARQFVNHGHVQVNGQRVNIPSFRIREGDVIEVKQKSREMPLVLEAVQSAERDVPGYMDVDHTQMKGTFVRAPQPDEIPYPVHMEPNLVIEYYSRMA, from the coding sequence ATGAGCAAGCGACTGCACGCCAAGTACAAGATCAATCGCCGCCTCGGCGAAAACCTGTGGGGGCGGGCCAAGAGCCCGGTCAATTCACGGGAATACGGCCCCGGCATGCATGGCCGCCGGCGTCAGCGTAAGCCGTCGGACTATGCGGTGCAGCTCAGTGCCAAGCAGAAGCTCAAAGGCTATTACGGCAATCTCACGGAGAAGCAGTTTCGTCGCCTGTACTTCGAGGCGACGCGCCTGCGTGGCGACACCAGCGAGAATATGCTGCAGTTGCTGGAACGTCGGCTCGATGCGGTCATCTATCGCATGAAGTTCGTACCGACCGTCTTCGCCGCCCGGCAGTTCGTCAATCACGGTCATGTCCAGGTCAATGGACAGCGGGTCAACATCCCGTCCTTCCGCATCCGTGAAGGTGACGTTATTGAGGTCAAGCAGAAGAGCCGTGAAATGCCGTTGGTCCTGGAGGCGGTGCAGTCTGCTGAACGCGACGTGCCGGGCTATATGGACGTGGACCATACCCAGATGAAGGGCACCTTCGTTCGTGCGCCGCAACCGGACGAGATCCCCTATCCGGTTCACATGGAACCGAATCTGGTTATTGAGTACTACTCTCGGATGGCGTGA
- the rarD gene encoding EamA family transporter RarD: MSDSARTELRAGTIAAFSAFGIWAMIPLYFKAVGVVGPGEILAHRIAWSIVFLAPLLLRRGQIREMVTTFRVPRHCLWLVIGSVLLGFNWFLFIFAVATDRVLDSSLGYFINPLVFVLLALVVLGEKLSRVRWTAVTIAGLAVANLVWQHGSVPWLALGLAASFALYGLSKKFVPISSQGGLFIESLLMLPAALAYLIWLEIVGRGHFLASGSSLTLNGLIILSGVVTVIPLAMFAFGARRIPLATIGLAQYITPSGQFLLAVFVFGETFDRARLVSFGLIWIALALYSWDLLVRRAPAKVTPAHST; encoded by the coding sequence TTGAGTGACAGCGCGCGGACGGAGTTGCGCGCCGGCACTATCGCCGCGTTTTCGGCGTTCGGCATCTGGGCGATGATTCCCTTGTATTTCAAGGCGGTCGGGGTGGTCGGGCCCGGCGAGATCCTGGCCCACCGCATCGCCTGGTCCATTGTATTTCTGGCACCATTGCTGCTGCGCCGCGGCCAGATCCGTGAAATGGTCACGACCTTCCGGGTGCCACGCCACTGCCTTTGGCTGGTCATTGGCTCCGTTCTTCTAGGGTTCAACTGGTTCCTGTTCATTTTTGCCGTGGCCACCGACCGAGTCCTCGATTCGAGCCTCGGCTACTTCATTAATCCGCTGGTCTTTGTTCTTCTGGCCCTGGTTGTGCTCGGGGAAAAGCTGAGCAGAGTGCGCTGGACAGCGGTCACCATCGCCGGCCTGGCGGTGGCCAATCTGGTGTGGCAGCACGGCAGTGTTCCATGGCTCGCTCTTGGGCTCGCCGCCTCTTTCGCGCTCTACGGCCTGAGCAAGAAGTTTGTACCCATCAGCAGCCAGGGCGGGCTATTCATCGAATCCCTGTTGATGCTGCCGGCGGCGCTGGCCTATCTGATCTGGCTGGAGATTGTCGGCCGAGGGCACTTCCTGGCCAGCGGATCGAGCCTGACGCTGAACGGCCTGATCATCCTGTCCGGTGTCGTGACGGTGATCCCGCTGGCCATGTTTGCCTTCGGCGCTCGCCGCATCCCGCTGGCGACCATCGGTCTGGCCCAGTACATAACACCCAGCGGTCAGTTCCTGCTGGCGGTCTTTGTCTTTGGAGAGACCTTTGACCGCGCGCGTCTTGTGTCTTTCGGCCTGATCTGGATCGCCCTGGCGCTATACTCCTGGGACCTGCTTGTGCGCCGGGCGCCCGCCAAGGTCACGCCCGCGCACTCTACCTGA
- the cimA gene encoding citramalate synthase, producing MVDSAEPGPLPDDDYVFLYDTTLRDGAQTQGVDFSVQDKVNLARALDRLGIDYVEGGWPGANPTDNAFFGKPPLLSTARLAAFGMTRRPGRSTDNDPGLQAVLDPDVPVVCLVGKAWDFHVDVALAIPREENLAMIRDSVAHAVGRGKEAMFDAEHFFDGYKANPDYALACAVAAYEAGARWVVLCDTNGGTLPAEVEGIVAAVAEKVPGSHLGIHAHNDTENAVANSLAAVRAGVRQVQGTINGLGERCGNANLISLAPSLMLKAGYRTGLDRQNLTQLTHLSRLLDEILNRQPDHQAAYVGASAFAHKGGLHVSAVLKDPRTYEHIEPTLVGNARHIVVSDQAGRSNVLERLREAGMEIAADHPRLNNLIDELKQREFLGYTYDGAEASFELLARRMLDRPPEFFRLHRFRIIDDRRWNARGELVTESEATTTISVGEETVLTVASGNGPVNALDGALRKALVPFYPALETLELRDFKVRILDSRGTGSLTRVMIGSVANGARDEINTVGLSTNVIDASYNALYDAITYALFKGGVAPLADQGA from the coding sequence ATGGTGGATTCTGCAGAACCCGGCCCCCTGCCTGACGACGACTATGTCTTTCTCTATGACACGACCCTGCGTGATGGCGCGCAGACTCAAGGCGTCGACTTCTCAGTGCAGGATAAAGTGAATCTGGCCCGCGCGCTGGATCGTCTCGGCATTGACTATGTGGAGGGTGGTTGGCCCGGCGCTAATCCCACCGACAATGCCTTTTTCGGCAAACCACCACTGCTTTCCACCGCCAGGCTCGCCGCCTTCGGCATGACCCGCCGCCCTGGTCGCAGCACAGACAATGATCCGGGGCTGCAGGCGGTGCTGGACCCGGATGTGCCCGTTGTCTGTCTGGTTGGGAAAGCATGGGATTTTCATGTGGACGTGGCGCTGGCCATACCGCGTGAGGAGAATCTGGCGATGATCCGTGACTCCGTGGCCCACGCGGTCGGCCGCGGCAAGGAAGCCATGTTCGACGCGGAGCATTTCTTTGACGGCTACAAGGCCAATCCTGACTATGCGCTGGCCTGCGCCGTGGCGGCCTATGAAGCAGGTGCGCGCTGGGTTGTCCTGTGCGACACCAACGGCGGGACTTTGCCTGCCGAAGTGGAGGGCATCGTGGCGGCGGTGGCGGAAAAGGTGCCGGGTAGCCACCTTGGCATCCACGCCCACAACGACACTGAGAACGCCGTAGCCAACAGTCTGGCGGCGGTGCGCGCCGGCGTCCGGCAGGTTCAGGGCACGATCAATGGTCTGGGCGAGAGGTGCGGCAATGCCAATCTCATTTCCCTGGCGCCATCGCTCATGCTCAAGGCCGGCTACCGCACAGGCTTGGACCGGCAGAATCTGACGCAACTGACCCATCTTTCGCGGTTGCTCGATGAAATCCTCAACCGCCAGCCCGATCATCAGGCGGCATATGTCGGGGCGTCGGCTTTTGCCCACAAAGGCGGACTGCATGTTTCGGCCGTGCTCAAGGATCCACGGACCTACGAGCATATTGAGCCGACCCTGGTTGGCAACGCACGCCACATCGTTGTTTCGGATCAGGCTGGCCGTTCCAACGTGTTGGAGCGGCTGCGCGAGGCCGGTATGGAGATTGCTGCGGATCATCCGCGGTTGAACAACCTGATTGACGAGCTCAAGCAGCGGGAGTTCCTGGGTTATACCTATGACGGCGCGGAGGCGAGCTTCGAGCTTCTGGCACGTCGTATGCTGGACCGCCCGCCGGAGTTCTTCCGTCTCCACCGGTTCCGCATCATTGATGACCGCCGCTGGAACGCGCGGGGCGAGTTGGTCACCGAGTCAGAGGCGACAACGACAATTTCGGTCGGCGAGGAAACGGTTCTGACCGTGGCGTCGGGCAATGGCCCTGTAAATGCGCTCGACGGGGCCTTGCGCAAGGCCCTGGTGCCGTTTTACCCGGCTCTGGAAACGCTTGAACTACGCGACTTTAAAGTGCGTATCCTGGATAGCCGTGGCACCGGATCATTGACCCGCGTGATGATCGGCAGCGTTGCCAACGGCGCCCGTGACGAAATCAATACGGTCGGCCTGTCCACCAACGTAATCGATGCTTCATACAACGCGCTCTACGACGCCATCACTTATGCCCTGTTCAAGGGTGGTGTAGCGCCTTTGGCTGACCAGGGTGCCTGA
- the gltX gene encoding glutamate--tRNA ligase, producing the protein MTGSVRTRFAPAPSGLLHLGNARTAVLNWLFSRREDGEFLLRFDDTDTARVDAAYIAKAERDLSWLGLEWHTRHLQSERSAIYAAAIERLKASGHLYPCYETADELAARRASLVRSGQPPVYDRAALRLTADERRSLESHGRQPHWRLKLGDGALAWDDLIRGPCSFEPAAIGDPVVVREDGTPLYILASVVDDVDLAITHVIRGEDHVANTPVQIALFGALQAAVPLFGHHSLIVDDAGQRLSKRAGAQALAGLRDDGLEPRAVLAWLARVGTADTVAADMGPAEMAATLDFARFSRAPVHVDHAALDHANRQILSALPYADARPRLESMGVSGGEAFWLAVRPNLSRLADARLWWRVVSDVMPPAPGVSPEDADYLAMAAGLLPETLDGGAFDAWTRAIGQQSGRKGRALYGPLRLALTGRKDGPELRLLLSFLGSQRARRRLLGETA; encoded by the coding sequence ATGACAGGCTCTGTCAGAACGCGTTTTGCACCAGCCCCGTCCGGGTTGCTGCATCTTGGCAATGCCCGTACGGCGGTTCTCAACTGGCTGTTTTCCAGGCGTGAGGACGGTGAGTTCCTGTTGCGCTTTGATGACACGGACACCGCCAGGGTTGACGCCGCATACATCGCCAAGGCAGAGCGGGATCTGAGTTGGCTTGGTCTGGAATGGCATACCCGCCATCTTCAGTCAGAACGATCGGCGATCTATGCCGCTGCCATTGAACGGCTGAAAGCATCCGGTCACCTCTATCCCTGCTACGAAACAGCGGATGAGCTGGCGGCGCGGCGGGCCAGTTTGGTGCGATCCGGGCAGCCGCCAGTCTATGATCGTGCCGCGCTACGACTGACGGCGGATGAGCGCCGCAGCCTGGAGAGCCATGGCCGGCAGCCGCACTGGCGTCTGAAGCTGGGTGATGGCGCCCTTGCCTGGGATGATCTGATACGCGGGCCCTGCAGCTTTGAACCGGCCGCCATTGGCGATCCGGTTGTGGTGCGCGAGGATGGCACGCCACTCTACATTCTAGCCAGCGTTGTGGATGATGTGGATCTGGCCATCACCCATGTCATTCGCGGTGAGGACCATGTGGCGAATACGCCGGTCCAGATCGCCTTGTTCGGCGCATTGCAGGCCGCGGTCCCGCTGTTTGGCCACCATTCGCTCATTGTCGACGACGCGGGACAGCGCCTGTCAAAGCGTGCCGGCGCACAGGCGCTGGCTGGCTTGCGTGATGACGGGCTGGAGCCACGGGCGGTTCTGGCCTGGCTGGCCCGGGTCGGCACGGCCGATACGGTGGCTGCGGATATGGGGCCGGCAGAAATGGCGGCGACTCTCGACTTCGCCCGGTTCAGTCGTGCGCCGGTCCATGTGGACCACGCTGCCCTGGACCATGCCAATCGCCAGATTCTGTCGGCCCTACCCTATGCCGACGCGCGGCCCAGGCTGGAGAGCATGGGCGTCAGCGGTGGCGAGGCCTTCTGGCTGGCTGTCCGCCCCAATCTTTCCCGCCTGGCTGACGCGCGGCTGTGGTGGCGGGTGGTCAGTGATGTCATGCCGCCGGCCCCGGGAGTCTCGCCTGAAGATGCGGACTATCTGGCGATGGCCGCTGGATTGCTGCCGGAAACGCTGGATGGCGGGGCGTTCGACGCCTGGACCAGAGCCATTGGCCAGCAGAGCGGACGCAAGGGACGGGCGCTCTACGGGCCGCTGCGTCTGGCATTGACCGGTCGCAAGGATGGACCGGAGCTTCGCTTGCTACTATCTTTCCTCGGATCGCAGCGCGCCAGACGGCGTCTGCTTGGGGAAACGGCCTGA
- the cysS gene encoding cysteine--tRNA ligase: MSLALYNTLSRRKERFEPLDAANVRMYVCGPTVHDLAHVGNARPAVVFDVLYRLLRHIYGRDHVTYARNFTDIDDKIIARAERTGRTVDDITSEAIDAYRQDMTAVGVLPPDLEPRATDHLPQMVAMIERLLATKHAYVADGHVLFAVPSMSDYGRLSGHNRDALIAGARVEVAPYKRDPADFVLWKPSSPDQPGWDSPWGRGRPGWHLECSAMIEAHLGDTIDIHGGGQDLIFPHHENEIAQSCCAHGGAPFVRTWMHVGFLQSSGEKMSKSLGNIDIVRDLLATAPAEAIRHAILATHYRQPIDFGPETLAQSRAALDALYQPLRGRATGPSSAALARHADPRVQAALEDDLNTPLAFSLLHDLAHAVNRAADDAAGEAAARRLKASADLLGLLQDDPEAWFRWHPPAEQAGLDDAEIVRLIARRRDLRLARDFAGADRVRDGLLKHGVLLEDSDGETRWRRAGTGEV; this comes from the coding sequence GTGTCGCTCGCTCTCTACAACACCCTGTCCCGACGCAAGGAGCGGTTTGAGCCGCTGGATGCGGCCAACGTGCGGATGTATGTCTGCGGGCCCACGGTTCATGACCTGGCCCATGTGGGCAATGCCCGGCCGGCGGTGGTCTTTGACGTACTCTACCGCCTGTTGCGCCACATCTATGGGCGCGATCATGTGACCTACGCCCGTAACTTCACTGACATTGATGACAAGATCATCGCCCGGGCGGAGCGTACGGGCCGGACGGTTGACGACATCACCAGCGAGGCCATCGACGCTTACCGCCAGGATATGACGGCGGTCGGCGTCCTGCCACCGGACCTGGAGCCCAGAGCGACGGACCATCTGCCACAGATGGTCGCCATGATTGAGCGTTTGCTAGCAACGAAACACGCCTATGTGGCCGACGGTCATGTTTTGTTTGCCGTTCCCTCCATGTCCGACTATGGCCGGTTATCGGGGCATAACCGTGACGCGCTGATTGCCGGGGCGCGGGTGGAGGTGGCGCCGTATAAGCGTGACCCTGCCGACTTTGTCCTTTGGAAACCGTCATCGCCTGATCAGCCTGGCTGGGATAGTCCCTGGGGGCGTGGCCGGCCCGGCTGGCATCTTGAGTGCTCGGCCATGATCGAGGCGCATCTGGGCGATACCATCGACATTCATGGCGGCGGTCAGGACCTTATCTTCCCGCACCATGAGAATGAAATCGCCCAGAGCTGCTGCGCGCACGGCGGGGCGCCTTTTGTGCGCACATGGATGCACGTGGGCTTTCTGCAGTCGTCGGGCGAAAAGATGAGCAAATCACTGGGCAATATTGATATCGTTCGTGACCTTCTGGCGACGGCGCCGGCGGAGGCGATTCGCCATGCCATACTGGCGACCCATTACCGCCAGCCCATAGACTTTGGTCCCGAGACGCTTGCTCAGTCGCGCGCCGCGCTGGATGCGCTGTATCAGCCCCTGCGCGGCCGTGCCACCGGCCCGTCATCGGCTGCGCTGGCCCGACATGCCGACCCGCGGGTGCAGGCGGCGCTGGAGGACGACCTCAACACGCCTCTCGCCTTCAGCTTGCTGCATGATCTGGCCCATGCGGTAAATCGCGCCGCCGATGACGCAGCGGGAGAGGCGGCGGCGCGTCGTCTGAAAGCATCCGCCGACCTGCTCGGCCTGTTGCAGGATGATCCTGAGGCCTGGTTCCGCTGGCACCCGCCGGCGGAACAGGCCGGACTCGATGATGCAGAGATCGTGCGCCTTATCGCGCGCCGCCGGGACCTTCGGCTGGCGCGTGACTTTGCCGGCGCTGACCGGGTGCGCGATGGCCTTCTGAAGCACGGGGTGCTGTTGGAAGACAGTGACGGCGAAACACGCTGGCGACGGGCCGGCACGGGAGAGGTGTGA
- a CDS encoding RNA methyltransferase — MVRPPVIILVAPQLGENIGAAARAMATCALDDLRLVTPRDGWPNPKAQAMGAGAAHILDRARLFDDLPAAIADCGRIYATTARPRGLIKPVMTPRQAASDLCRAPAEGPGPAILFGPERAGLDTEAVALADVVVEAPLNPAFRSLNLAQAVMIVAYEWYQAAAVPEPAAGQGDGPPSASRQEIQGLFDHLEGALDEAGYFRPPDRRPSMIRNLRAMLLRAGLASHEVNALRGVVRALSGRRQVRPATGGGSTETAGNLAKNGKEPV; from the coding sequence GTGGTTCGCCCGCCGGTGATCATCCTGGTTGCCCCGCAACTAGGGGAAAATATCGGTGCGGCGGCGCGCGCCATGGCGACCTGTGCGCTTGACGATCTGCGTCTGGTGACGCCGCGCGACGGCTGGCCTAATCCCAAAGCACAGGCGATGGGCGCCGGTGCCGCTCACATTCTGGACCGGGCCCGGCTGTTTGACGATCTGCCGGCGGCGATTGCCGACTGCGGGCGTATCTACGCGACGACGGCCCGGCCGCGCGGTCTGATCAAGCCGGTCATGACGCCGCGACAGGCGGCGTCTGATCTGTGCCGGGCGCCGGCTGAGGGGCCCGGCCCGGCAATACTCTTCGGTCCAGAACGGGCCGGGCTGGATACGGAGGCGGTGGCTCTGGCCGATGTGGTGGTTGAGGCGCCGCTCAATCCGGCCTTTCGCTCGCTCAATCTGGCCCAGGCCGTCATGATCGTGGCCTATGAATGGTATCAGGCCGCGGCGGTGCCGGAACCGGCGGCCGGTCAGGGGGACGGGCCGCCGTCGGCCAGCCGGCAGGAGATTCAGGGGCTGTTTGACCACCTGGAAGGGGCACTGGACGAGGCCGGATACTTCCGGCCGCCGGATCGTCGACCGTCGATGATTCGCAATCTGCGGGCCATGCTGCTTCGCGCCGGGCTGGCCAGCCATGAGGTTAATGCCTTGCGTGGAGTGGTTCGGGCCCTGTCCGGCCGCCGCCAGGTTCGGCCAGCCACCGGCGGGGGTAGCACGGAGACCGCCGGAAACCTTGCAAAAAACGGCAAAGAACCGGTTTGA
- a CDS encoding NAD+ synthase, with amino-acid sequence MSDRLAIAMAQINPTVGDIAGNVQRIAAAARKASVLGADLVVFSELVVCGYPPEDLVLKPSFQNAVIDAVTELARLTKSDLPPLLISAPWRMRTSVGDGDGNAVSGPEALHNAALLLDEGEIRAIRAKHALPNYGVFDEKRVFAPGPLPGPIPFRGFKLGVLTCEDMWLPDVVECLEETGAEILLVPNGSPYEHDKPDQRLNHAVARVTESGLGLIYVNQVGGQDELVFDGASFALNPDCTLAAQSVPWIEHVALTRWARDGQGRLACVEGVIAAEDRGLSAIWQAMMTGLRDYVGKNGFPGVLIGLSGGIDSAISAAVAVDALGPEQVHCVMMPSPYTSAESLRDAADCAERLGIRYDSIEIAPAMAAFGTILQPVFGNRPPDVTEENIQARVRGLILMALSNKFGPMVLTTGNKSEMSVGYATLYGDMCGGFSVLKDIYKTTVYALANWRNRHHPPRALGPAGVVIPDNIITRAPTAELRPDQTDQDSLPPYADLDAILRGLIEEDLGHDDIAARGHDPALVRRVWRMLERAEYKRRQAPPGVKITSRAFGRDRRYPITNAFVGPG; translated from the coding sequence ATGTCTGACCGTCTCGCCATTGCCATGGCCCAGATCAACCCGACGGTGGGTGATATCGCTGGCAACGTGCAGCGGATCGCCGCCGCCGCGCGCAAGGCCTCCGTCCTGGGGGCCGATCTGGTGGTGTTCTCTGAACTGGTGGTTTGCGGCTACCCGCCCGAAGACCTGGTTCTCAAGCCATCCTTCCAGAACGCCGTGATCGACGCGGTGACAGAATTGGCGCGACTGACAAAATCCGATTTGCCGCCACTGCTGATTTCAGCACCCTGGCGTATGCGCACGTCGGTCGGCGATGGCGATGGCAACGCCGTCAGCGGGCCAGAGGCGTTGCACAACGCGGCCCTGTTGCTGGACGAAGGCGAGATTCGCGCCATAAGGGCCAAGCATGCTTTGCCCAACTATGGTGTCTTCGATGAAAAGCGCGTCTTTGCGCCGGGGCCGCTGCCGGGGCCAATTCCGTTTCGCGGATTCAAGCTGGGTGTTCTCACCTGCGAGGACATGTGGCTGCCTGATGTAGTGGAATGTCTGGAGGAGACGGGGGCCGAGATTCTGCTGGTGCCTAACGGTTCACCCTATGAGCATGACAAGCCCGACCAGCGTCTCAATCATGCGGTGGCACGGGTCACCGAATCCGGGCTTGGCCTCATCTATGTCAATCAGGTCGGCGGTCAGGACGAACTGGTCTTTGACGGTGCATCCTTTGCACTCAATCCCGACTGCACTCTGGCCGCGCAGTCAGTGCCATGGATCGAGCATGTGGCGTTGACCCGTTGGGCCCGCGACGGGCAGGGACGCCTGGCCTGCGTCGAGGGGGTGATCGCGGCGGAGGATCGGGGCCTGTCGGCGATCTGGCAGGCCATGATGACCGGCCTTCGCGACTATGTGGGCAAGAACGGCTTTCCTGGCGTGTTGATCGGCCTGTCGGGCGGCATCGATTCCGCTATTTCCGCTGCTGTGGCGGTGGACGCGCTGGGGCCGGAGCAGGTGCACTGCGTCATGATGCCGTCGCCTTATACATCCGCTGAAAGCCTGCGTGACGCGGCGGATTGTGCGGAACGGCTTGGCATTCGCTACGATTCTATCGAGATCGCTCCGGCCATGGCCGCGTTCGGTACGATCCTCCAGCCGGTGTTCGGCAATCGTCCGCCGGATGTGACGGAGGAGAATATTCAGGCGCGTGTGCGCGGGCTGATTCTTATGGCTTTGTCCAACAAGTTCGGCCCGATGGTGCTGACCACCGGCAACAAAAGCGAGATGAGTGTCGGTTACGCCACGCTCTATGGGGATATGTGCGGCGGCTTTTCGGTTCTCAAGGACATATACAAAACCACCGTCTACGCGCTCGCCAACTGGCGTAACCGGCACCACCCCCCGCGTGCGCTGGGCCCGGCGGGAGTCGTTATTCCGGACAACATCATTACCCGCGCCCCGACAGCGGAATTGCGTCCCGACCAGACCGATCAGGACAGCCTGCCACCCTATGCCGATCTTGACGCCATCCTACGAGGCTTGATCGAGGAAGACCTCGGCCACGACGACATTGCGGCGCGGGGCCATGATCCGGCCCTGGTCCGTCGCGTGTGGCGTATGCTGGAGCGGGCGGAATACAAGCGCCGTCAGGCGCCACCGGGCGTCAAGATCACGTCGCGGGCGTTTGGCCGGGATCGGCGCTACCCGATCACCAATGCCTTTGTCGGCCCGGGCTGA